In Antedon mediterranea chromosome 10, ecAntMedi1.1, whole genome shotgun sequence, one genomic interval encodes:
- the LOC140060253 gene encoding UDP-galactose transporter senju-like codes for MFKDKDSIVVFVLYIVLSVSQGLLVTATKNANGGYSFNFTTVVLIMEICKLLVSIIAFLMHNSILSLQREVFKNIKFALLYVFPAALYCLYNNLQFVNLANFDPTTYHILLQSRIVVTGFIYQIFFAVNLNIKQWISLIILTLGCIIKQIDLLNIQQLSTSTSNISYAILLVLAQVTCSSIASVYIELLIKSKDKQVNIWLQNIFMYTVSIFCNLIVLCFSGSLSDIISLDSITSIFQIPVLLIIANWVGLGLITSFFLKNLNSILKTFASGLDLVFIAILSSFFFSIPITGFTVLSILVISLAFWMYSKNPITRKETAVVAEKLNSVKNGVIDS; via the exons ATGTTTAAAGACAAGGATAGCATTGTGGTGTTTGTTCTCTACATTGTATTGTCTGTTAGCCAAg GTTTACTTGTTACTGCTACAAAGAATGCAAATGGCGGATATTCATTTAACTTTACTACTGTCGTCTTGATAATGGAGATCTGTAAGCTTCTTGTATCTATAATAGCGTTCTTAATGCa TAATTCCATTTTGTCATTGCAAAGAGAAGTTTTCAAGAACATTAAAT ttGCGCTGCTCTATGTATTCCCAGCTGCCCTCTACTGTTTGTACAACAACTTGCAGTTTGTAAACCTTGCGAACTTTGACCCCACCACGTATCACATTCTTCTACAGTCTCGTATTGTTGTTACTGGATTTATCTATCAG ATTTTTTTTGCTGTTAACCTCAACATTAAACAATGGATATCTCTAATAATCCTAACTCTTGGTTGCATAATCAAACAAATCGACCTTCTCAACATCCAACAACTCTCCACATCTACGTCCAACATAAGCTACGCCATCCTTCTCGTCCTTGCGCAAGTAACATGCTCCTCGATAGCAAGTGTTTACATTGAACTACTAATCAAAAGCAAAGACAAACAGGTTAATATATGGCTGCAGAACATCTTCATGTACACGGTCTCAATCTTCTGCAACTTGATTGTTCTCTGCTTCAGTGGTTCTCTTTCCGATATTATCTCCTTAGATAGCATCACCTCAATTTTTCAAATACCGGTGCTGTTAATTATCGCTAATTGGGTTGGGTTAGGCTTGATTACAAGTTTTTTTCTAAAGAACCTTAATTCAATTCTTAAAACATTTGCTAGTGGTCTTGATTTAGTATTTATAGCAATTCTGTCGAGTTTCTTTTTTTCCATTCCAATTACTGGTTTTACTGTTCTTTCGATTTTGGTGATAAGCTTGGCGTTCTGGATGTATTCAAAGAATCCAATTACGCGAAAGGAGACTGCTGTTGTCGCGGAGAAACTAAATTCAGTTAAAAATGGTGTAATCGATAGTTAA